In Chanodichthys erythropterus isolate Z2021 chromosome 11, ASM2448905v1, whole genome shotgun sequence, a single window of DNA contains:
- the cd68 gene encoding macrosialin, which produces MGRGLLFISIFIAVTALTYSSAFMAKSVSPNPSPTPNTTTQAPNTTTQAPNTTTLAPNTTTQAPNTTTLAPNTTTQAPNTTTLAPNTTTLAPNTTTQAPNTTTHAPNTTTHAPNTTTQAPTPPPSPTPPTKLTVGNYNVTDGKGNICILAKLEIGIRVNTSEVNDTFIVQPNMTTPSGKCETNTASITLTFKEGSLTLKFNNSETAKKVYVDDVEYSLTYAFKKGDLKTYSGKNKSLELFAAAQGDSYSCTAETVYMGNGVSLDLSNYRLQAFNIKNDKFGAPDLCKADKPDYRVPIAVGIILIILIVIVVIAYLISRKRRTDGYQSL; this is translated from the exons ATGGGACGCGGATTATTATTCATCTCGATTTTTATTGCTGTAACAG CTCTCACCTATAGTTCAGCTTTTATGGCCAAGTCAGTCAGTCCAAACCCTAGTCCTACCCCAAACACAACAACTCAGGCTCCAAACACAACAACTCAGGCTCCGAACACAACAACTCTCGCTCCGAACACAACAACTCAGGCTCCGAACACAACAACTCTCGCCCCGAACACAACAACTCAGGCTCCGAACACAACAACTCTCGCCCCGAACACAACAACTCTCGCTCCGAACACAACAACTCAGGCTCCGAACACAACAACTCACGCTCCAAACACAACAACTCACGCTCCAAACACAACAACTCAAGCTCCGACCCCTCCACCATCACCAACGCCACCCACCAAATTGACAGTGGGGAACTATAATGTTACTGATGGAAAAGGCAACATATGTATTCTGGCTAAATTGGAAATCGGGATCCGTGTGAACACCAGTGAG GTTAATGACACGTTCATTGTTCAGCCAAACATGACTACTCCCAGTGGAAAATGTGAGACTAATACAGCATCTATCACTCTCACGTTCAAAGAAGGCAGTTTAACCCTAAAATTTAATAAT AGTGAAACGGCAAAAAAGGTCTATGTCGATGATGTGGAGTATAGCTTGActtatgctttcaaaaaaggAG ATTTAAAAACGTACAGTGGGAAAAACAAGTCTCTTGAGCTGTTTGCCGCGGCTCAAGGTGACTCTTACTCCTGCACTGCTGAGACTGTGTATATGGGGAACGGTGTGAGTCTAGACCTGAGCAATTACCGACTCCAGGCCTTCAACATCAAAAACGACAAATTCGGTGCAC CGGATCTGTGCAAGGCTGATAAACCTGACTACCGTGTTCCTATCGCCGTGGGCATAATCCTCATCATTCTCATCGTCATTGTAGTCATTGCCTATCTTATCAGCAGGAAACGAAGAACTGATGGGTACCAGTCACTATAG